A window from Polyangium spumosum encodes these proteins:
- a CDS encoding heavy metal translocating P-type ATPase, producing the protein MSTTTAPALTPSAAAGDVRHIDLPVEGMTCAACVRRIERALLATAGVHEAKVNLVTRSAKVTFAPATAPASALVAAVERAGYSVPRAHVAEDAAPLSPADRSRAAEESLDGERRVLRRDFVLALVLSVPLLVLGMSHGRIPGADGTYGRLVQLALATAVIVGPGRRFFRLASSALRHHAADMNTLVSLGTGAAWVYSAIAVIAPGLFPHAAHGMRPHVYFEAVGAIVSFVLLGKLLETRARKRLTDAVRGLVALQPKTARRLRGEAEEEIPAADLTPGDVVRVLPGERLPSDGEVVSGASAVDESMLTGESLPVDKNAGAQVFGGTLNQSGQLTVRITRTGAGTALARIAAAVEEAQGSKAPIARLADTVSGVFVPVVLGIATLAFAAWLVADPTATGLAAAVERFVAVLVIACPCALGLATPAAVAVGTGRGAELGVLVKGGSALEATSRVDTVIVDKTGTVTAGKPTLSAVKPTAAFEEETFLQLVGSAELGSEHPVAKALVEGARARGLSLTAPTRFHADAGRGAVAQILGREVRIGTARYLAEHGVDSAPLEGAAEALAEKGNTPSFVAVDGALAGLVAVADLPTAEAKDTVAALHRLGVRVVMATGDRAAAARAVAREIGIDEVFAEVRPEDKARIVAEERAKGHVVAMVGDGMNDAPALAGAHVGIAVANGTDVAVAAADIALLRGGIATLPTALGLSRATLGTIRQNLFWAFIYNVVGIPIAAGALYPLTGWLLSPVLASAAMSLSSVSVLLSSLRLRGYGEKA; encoded by the coding sequence ATGTCGACCACAACCGCCCCCGCCCTCACGCCCTCCGCCGCCGCCGGGGACGTCCGCCACATCGACCTGCCCGTCGAGGGGATGACCTGCGCCGCCTGCGTGCGCCGCATCGAGCGCGCTTTGCTCGCGACGGCGGGCGTGCACGAGGCGAAGGTGAACCTCGTGACCCGGAGCGCGAAGGTCACGTTCGCGCCGGCCACGGCGCCCGCCTCCGCCCTCGTCGCCGCCGTCGAGCGCGCCGGCTACAGCGTCCCTCGGGCCCACGTCGCCGAGGACGCAGCGCCCCTCTCGCCGGCCGATCGCAGCCGCGCGGCCGAGGAGAGCCTCGACGGCGAGCGGCGTGTCCTGCGGCGGGATTTCGTGCTCGCGCTCGTCCTCTCGGTCCCGCTGCTCGTCCTCGGCATGTCGCACGGCCGGATCCCGGGCGCGGACGGCACGTATGGGCGTCTCGTGCAGCTCGCCCTCGCGACGGCGGTGATCGTCGGGCCCGGGCGCAGGTTCTTCCGGCTCGCGTCATCGGCCCTGCGGCACCACGCGGCGGACATGAATACGCTGGTCAGCCTCGGGACGGGCGCCGCGTGGGTGTATTCGGCGATCGCCGTGATCGCGCCCGGCCTCTTCCCGCACGCCGCGCACGGAATGCGGCCACACGTGTATTTCGAGGCGGTCGGGGCCATCGTGAGCTTCGTCTTGCTGGGCAAGCTGCTCGAGACGCGCGCCCGCAAGCGGCTCACGGACGCCGTGCGCGGGCTCGTCGCATTACAACCAAAGACCGCGCGGCGCCTGCGCGGGGAGGCGGAGGAGGAGATCCCGGCCGCGGACCTCACCCCCGGCGACGTCGTGCGGGTGCTGCCCGGCGAACGATTGCCGAGCGACGGCGAGGTCGTCTCCGGGGCTTCGGCGGTCGACGAGTCGATGCTGACGGGCGAGAGCCTGCCCGTCGACAAAAATGCGGGCGCGCAGGTCTTCGGCGGCACGCTGAACCAGAGCGGACAGCTCACCGTGCGTATCACGAGGACCGGCGCCGGGACGGCGCTCGCCCGGATCGCCGCGGCCGTCGAGGAGGCGCAAGGTTCGAAGGCGCCGATCGCGCGGCTCGCCGATACCGTGAGCGGGGTGTTCGTCCCGGTGGTGCTCGGCATCGCGACGCTCGCGTTCGCCGCGTGGCTCGTGGCCGATCCGACGGCGACCGGGCTCGCCGCCGCGGTGGAGAGGTTCGTCGCGGTCCTGGTGATTGCGTGCCCTTGCGCGCTCGGGCTCGCGACGCCGGCGGCGGTCGCCGTCGGCACGGGCCGCGGCGCCGAGCTCGGCGTGCTCGTGAAGGGCGGCTCGGCGCTCGAGGCCACGAGCCGCGTCGATACGGTCATCGTCGACAAGACGGGCACGGTGACCGCGGGCAAACCCACGCTCTCCGCGGTGAAGCCCACGGCGGCGTTCGAGGAGGAGACGTTCTTGCAGCTCGTCGGCTCGGCCGAGCTCGGGAGCGAGCACCCCGTGGCGAAGGCGCTCGTCGAGGGCGCACGCGCGCGAGGCCTCTCGCTCACGGCGCCGACGCGATTCCACGCGGACGCGGGGCGGGGCGCGGTCGCGCAGATCCTGGGGCGCGAGGTGCGTATCGGGACGGCCCGGTACCTCGCGGAGCACGGCGTCGACTCCGCGCCGCTCGAAGGCGCCGCCGAGGCGCTCGCCGAAAAGGGCAATACCCCTTCGTTCGTCGCGGTGGACGGCGCGCTCGCCGGCCTCGTCGCGGTCGCGGATCTGCCGACCGCCGAAGCCAAGGACACCGTCGCGGCATTGCACCGGCTCGGCGTGCGGGTGGTCATGGCGACGGGGGATCGCGCGGCGGCGGCGCGCGCGGTGGCGCGGGAGATTGGCATCGACGAGGTCTTCGCGGAGGTCCGACCCGAGGACAAGGCGCGTATCGTCGCCGAGGAGCGCGCGAAGGGGCATGTCGTGGCCATGGTCGGCGACGGCATGAACGACGCCCCGGCGCTCGCGGGCGCGCACGTGGGGATCGCGGTCGCGAATGGCACGGACGTCGCGGTCGCCGCGGCCGACATCGCGCTGCTCCGCGGCGGGATCGCCACCTTGCCCACGGCGCTCGGCCTCTCGCGGGCGACGCTCGGCACCATCCGGCAAAACCTCTTCTGGGCGTTCATCTACAACGTCGTCGGCATCCCGATCGCGGCGGGCGCGCTTTACCCGCTGACGGGATGGTTGCTCTCACCCGTCCTCGCCAGCGCGGCCATGAGCCTGTCGAGCGTGTCGGTGCTGCTGAGCTCGCTGCGCCTGCGTGGTTATGGGGAGAAGGCGTGA
- a CDS encoding RNA polymerase sigma factor, whose amino-acid sequence MGMGCCHGGAPAPEATGALPVEGDVARVLTENHQEFLAFLERRLGDRALSEDILQEAFARGLDRLDTLRQDESAVAWFYRILRNAIVDHRRRRGAAERALESFATEIEGHAEPEQEVRGAICQCVTRLAKTLKPEYRDALERIEVAGVAVKDFAAEQGISPSNAAVRVFRAREALRKQVAASCGTCAEDGCVDCTCEHG is encoded by the coding sequence ATGGGTATGGGATGTTGTCATGGCGGGGCGCCTGCTCCGGAGGCCACGGGGGCGCTGCCGGTGGAGGGCGACGTGGCGCGGGTCCTCACGGAGAACCACCAGGAGTTTCTGGCGTTCCTCGAGCGGCGCCTCGGCGACCGCGCCCTCTCCGAGGACATCCTGCAGGAGGCGTTCGCGCGTGGGCTCGATCGGCTCGATACGTTGCGGCAAGACGAGTCGGCGGTCGCCTGGTTTTACCGCATCCTGCGCAACGCGATCGTCGACCACCGCCGCCGCCGCGGCGCCGCCGAGCGCGCGCTCGAGTCGTTCGCCACCGAAATCGAGGGGCACGCCGAGCCGGAGCAGGAGGTGCGCGGCGCGATCTGCCAATGCGTGACGCGCCTGGCGAAGACGCTGAAGCCAGAATACCGCGACGCGCTCGAGCGGATCGAGGTGGCAGGGGTCGCGGTGAAGGATTTCGCGGCGGAGCAAGGGATCTCGCCGTCGAACGCGGCGGTACGCGTGTTCCGGGCGCGGGAGGCGCTGCGGAAGCAGGTCGCGGCGTCGTGTGGCACGTGCGCGGAGGATGGCTGCGTCGATTGCACGTGCGAGCACGGTTAA
- a CDS encoding polysaccharide deacetylase family protein translates to MSRLVVLMYHALYEGEDELRSIDAADRPYAVSVAAFEEQLDILDRRGLTVADPAALPGGLERDDRIVLTFDDGHASHHRHALPRLLERGLRAAFFVTSDFIGNRPGFCNWSEVREMAEQGMVIGSHGRTHRFLDDLTEEEARAELRDTKATIEDHVGRAVEQLSFPGGRFRPSDVEAGFDLGYRVFHSSRVGVHRPRRLPEGAVLCRIAVRQSTTPRQFRVIASASPTWFLRARAIGGAKTVARRALGNGLYHALYERVSGGARASG, encoded by the coding sequence ATGAGCCGGCTCGTCGTGCTGATGTATCACGCGCTCTACGAAGGCGAAGACGAGCTCCGCTCGATCGACGCGGCCGATCGCCCGTATGCCGTCTCGGTCGCGGCCTTCGAGGAGCAACTCGACATCCTGGACCGGCGGGGCCTCACGGTGGCCGATCCGGCCGCGCTCCCCGGGGGCCTCGAGCGGGACGATCGTATCGTCTTGACGTTCGACGACGGCCACGCGAGCCATCACCGGCACGCCTTGCCGCGCCTGCTCGAGCGAGGCTTGCGCGCGGCGTTTTTCGTGACGAGCGACTTCATCGGAAATCGTCCGGGCTTCTGCAACTGGTCCGAGGTCCGCGAGATGGCCGAGCAGGGAATGGTGATCGGTTCACACGGGCGGACGCACCGTTTCCTCGACGACCTGACCGAGGAGGAGGCGCGCGCCGAGCTCCGCGACACGAAGGCGACGATCGAGGACCACGTGGGCCGGGCCGTGGAGCAGCTCTCGTTCCCGGGCGGGCGATTCCGGCCCTCGGACGTCGAGGCGGGCTTCGACCTCGGATACCGCGTCTTCCATTCCTCGCGTGTCGGTGTGCACAGGCCGCGGCGTTTGCCCGAGGGCGCCGTGCTTTGCCGCATCGCCGTTCGTCAGAGCACGACGCCGCGCCAGTTCCGGGTGATCGCGAGCGCATCCCCGACGTGGTTCTTGCGGGCTCGCGCGATCGGCGGGGCGAAGACGGTGGCGCGGCGGGCGCTGGGCAATGGGCTGTATCACGCGCTGTACGAGCGCGTCTCCGGCGGGGCGCGCGCTTCGGGGTAG
- a CDS encoding glycosyltransferase family 2 protein, protein MELLFWLAFAFVAYTFVGYPVGIWALSRLRREEPAEPAALAEWPAVTVVIAVHDEAARIPAKIENLRGLDYPPGRLHFLFVSDGSTDASEALLAREPDVTLVRYAERRGKAHALNQALPCVTTPIVVFADVRQQIERQALRHLVARLMQPGVGAVSGELVHVDPRTRSAAHIGLYWRYEKWIRRSESRFASTVGVTGALYAMRREDYTPLAPDTLLDDFEQPMLLARKGRRVVFEPRAVMYDELQEDVAGERKRKIRTLTGNFQSFARHRWLFSPRSNPLFVQFVSHKWFRLLVPYALMVMWTASLLTTGPLYRLAAAGQAAFYALAVLGASIPRLRRSRLVSFAEVFVELNRASVLALRNYLGGRVEARWEKT, encoded by the coding sequence ATGGAGCTCTTGTTCTGGCTGGCGTTTGCGTTCGTGGCATACACGTTCGTCGGGTATCCCGTCGGGATCTGGGCGCTCTCCCGGCTCCGTCGCGAGGAGCCTGCGGAACCGGCCGCCCTCGCCGAATGGCCCGCCGTCACCGTGGTGATCGCGGTACACGACGAAGCGGCGCGGATCCCGGCCAAGATCGAGAACCTCCGCGGGCTCGATTATCCGCCGGGCCGCCTGCATTTCCTCTTCGTCTCGGATGGCTCGACGGACGCGAGCGAGGCCCTGCTCGCGCGCGAGCCGGACGTGACGCTCGTCCGTTATGCGGAGCGGCGCGGCAAGGCCCACGCGCTCAACCAGGCCCTTCCGTGCGTGACGACCCCGATCGTCGTGTTCGCGGACGTCCGCCAGCAAATCGAGCGGCAGGCCTTGCGTCACCTCGTGGCGCGCTTGATGCAACCCGGCGTCGGGGCGGTGAGCGGCGAGCTCGTGCACGTCGACCCGCGGACCCGGAGCGCGGCGCATATCGGGCTTTACTGGCGTTACGAGAAATGGATCCGCCGATCGGAGAGCCGGTTCGCCTCGACGGTCGGCGTCACGGGCGCGCTGTATGCGATGCGGCGCGAGGACTACACGCCGCTCGCGCCGGACACCCTGCTCGACGATTTCGAGCAGCCGATGCTGCTCGCGCGGAAGGGCCGCCGCGTCGTCTTCGAGCCACGCGCCGTGATGTACGACGAGCTGCAGGAGGACGTGGCCGGCGAGCGCAAGCGCAAGATCCGCACGCTCACCGGCAATTTCCAGTCCTTCGCCCGGCACCGGTGGTTGTTCTCGCCGCGCTCGAACCCGCTCTTCGTCCAGTTCGTCTCGCACAAGTGGTTCCGCCTGCTCGTGCCTTACGCGTTGATGGTGATGTGGACGGCGTCCTTGCTGACCACGGGCCCGCTTTATCGATTGGCCGCCGCGGGGCAGGCCGCGTTTTATGCCCTGGCCGTCCTGGGCGCGTCCATTCCGCGCCTCCGTCGGAGCCGGCTCGTGAGCTTCGCGGAGGTCTTCGTCGAGCTCAACCGTGCTTCGGTGCTCGCGCTGCGTAACTATCTGGGGGGCCGCGTCGAGGCCCGGTGGGAGAAGACATGA
- a CDS encoding FAD-dependent monooxygenase: MMALDALVVGAGPVGLVMASELARHGLSCRIIDQGEGPSIWSKAQIIHARTLECFHDMGVIDPILARGRQVAGARIMTPALERIARVEIGGIDSPYPFLLSLSQRETEIVLAEHLGRAHGVEVERKVKLSGFSQDEGGVTATLASDDGWTEEVRVPYLLGCDGAHSTVRKTLDLPFEGSTYDARIMQADVRVSFPVAIHDDEIAIFLGPNGMLALFPLPGESRYRLLTFLEPGDDRPVTLESFEAILEERGPKGASLGDPAWMVDFRIHCRIVPQYRVGRVFLAGDAAHIHSPAGGQGMNMGIQDAYNLAWKLALVARGAARDALLDSYEAERRPVAEETLRFTDVSTRGFQTAISLKSPLTMGIRNNLMSFVTSLGFVKERAGRRVSQIEIAYPKSPIVAQDQASLWSIRLTGSDERPGLSDWMHFGDGPAPGARVPDMPVGEGTLHELLRGTSHTMLCFDGAAATSEGYERLGRVVNAARARLGDRVRAYVIVPGNEVPRALPADVPVLLDPDGELHRRFGARSECVYVARPDGYVGYRAQPANEEKLGAWLDSLFV; this comes from the coding sequence ATGATGGCGCTCGACGCGCTCGTGGTGGGGGCGGGCCCGGTAGGCCTGGTGATGGCTTCGGAGCTCGCGCGGCACGGCCTCTCGTGCCGGATCATCGACCAGGGCGAAGGCCCTTCGATCTGGTCGAAGGCGCAGATCATCCACGCCCGCACCCTCGAATGTTTTCACGACATGGGCGTCATCGACCCCATCCTCGCGCGCGGCCGGCAGGTCGCCGGGGCGCGTATCATGACGCCCGCGCTCGAGCGGATCGCGCGGGTCGAGATCGGCGGCATCGACTCGCCGTACCCCTTCCTCCTGAGCCTCTCGCAGCGCGAGACCGAGATCGTGCTCGCCGAGCACCTCGGGCGCGCGCACGGCGTCGAGGTCGAGCGCAAGGTGAAGCTCTCGGGTTTTTCGCAGGACGAGGGCGGCGTGACGGCCACGCTCGCCTCCGACGACGGCTGGACCGAGGAGGTGCGCGTGCCGTATCTGCTCGGCTGCGACGGCGCGCACAGCACCGTCCGCAAGACGCTCGACTTGCCGTTCGAGGGCTCGACGTACGACGCGCGTATCATGCAGGCCGACGTGCGCGTGAGCTTCCCGGTGGCGATTCACGATGACGAGATCGCCATCTTCCTCGGCCCGAACGGCATGCTCGCGTTGTTCCCGCTGCCGGGGGAGAGCCGCTACCGGCTGCTCACGTTCCTCGAGCCCGGCGACGACCGCCCCGTCACGCTCGAGAGCTTCGAAGCGATCCTCGAAGAGCGGGGGCCGAAGGGCGCCTCCCTCGGTGATCCGGCGTGGATGGTCGATTTCCGCATTCATTGCCGCATCGTCCCGCAGTATCGTGTCGGCCGCGTGTTTCTGGCCGGCGACGCGGCGCATATCCACAGCCCGGCGGGCGGGCAGGGGATGAACATGGGCATCCAGGACGCGTACAACCTCGCCTGGAAGCTCGCGCTCGTGGCGCGCGGGGCGGCGAGGGACGCGCTGCTCGACTCGTACGAGGCCGAGCGGCGGCCCGTGGCCGAGGAGACGTTGCGCTTCACGGACGTGAGCACGCGCGGCTTCCAGACGGCGATCTCCTTGAAGAGCCCGCTCACGATGGGGATCCGCAACAACCTCATGAGCTTCGTGACGAGCCTCGGCTTCGTGAAGGAGCGCGCGGGGCGGCGCGTCTCGCAGATCGAGATCGCTTATCCAAAGAGCCCGATCGTGGCCCAGGATCAGGCGTCCTTGTGGAGCATCCGCCTCACCGGCTCGGACGAGCGGCCGGGTTTGTCGGACTGGATGCATTTTGGCGACGGACCGGCGCCCGGGGCGCGCGTGCCGGACATGCCGGTCGGCGAGGGCACGCTGCACGAGCTGCTCCGCGGCACGTCGCATACGATGCTCTGCTTCGACGGCGCGGCGGCGACGAGCGAGGGGTACGAGCGGCTCGGGCGCGTCGTGAACGCGGCGCGTGCGCGGCTCGGCGATCGCGTCCGGGCCTACGTGATCGTCCCTGGAAACGAGGTCCCTCGGGCCTTGCCCGCGGACGTGCCCGTCCTGCTCGACCCGGATGGCGAATTGCATCGGCGCTTCGGGGCGCGGTCGGAGTGCGTGTACGTCGCGCGGCCCGACGGGTACGTGGGGTATCGGGCCCAGCCGGCGAACGAGGAGAAACTCGGCGCCTGGCTCGACAGCCTCTTCGTTTGA
- a CDS encoding S46 family peptidase, which produces MPRLTNSLSALTLLVSTLGLGCGAEPPPSPDTAADSAKPASTAANEGEATAKGPERKPFENPGGMWVPSQLAEHGDTLKGAGLELDPKALTDPMQPPLAAVVSLGGCSASFVSPDGLIVTNHHCVTGILQFNATPQQNVVNDGYLAKTRADEKWAGPTNRVFVTRSFKDVTKEVREGLDKLPNDRARNDQIEAREKSLVAACEKDRPEVRCSLKAYFAGAQYLLIEQLEIRDVRLVYAPPEGVGNFGGEIDNWRWPRHGGDFAFLRAYVGKDQKPADHAATNVPYKPAHYLRLAQKPLAPNDFVMVAGYPGVTNRLRTSFEIKELLDWGYPRRIAAFEEGAKVLESVSKQSDAIAIKATPFLRGISNALTKIKGLAEGLGKGGVAAERAKKDAELAAWIGGDDGRKAAYGDVMGKIEALIAEHKKTREGDAALGEVMMSANLFAAASSIVRMAEERPKPDAEREPDFQERNWKRLEQRMARLSVSYDRAIDQAMLKLLLERMAKIPEKERPAFVATIAGKKLDAASIEKAVKGLYEGTKLEDEKARLELLKTAKLDDLKKSKDPLIKLAVALRPAYKAREEREKSFDGAMALLRPKYFEAMQKMLGKQIAPDANGTLRVTYGSVRGYRPKKEAPIYTPFTRVSEMVAKHTGKEPFEAPSKLLAAAKAKKFGAYADASLGEVPVDFLSDLDITGGNSGSPTLNGKGELVGLAFDGNYEAMASDVIFLPEITRTIHVDLRYVLWVMDVEGADNVLQELGVKPSID; this is translated from the coding sequence ATGCCTCGCCTGACGAACTCTTTATCTGCGCTGACGTTGCTCGTTTCCACCCTCGGCCTCGGCTGCGGCGCCGAGCCGCCGCCGTCGCCCGATACCGCCGCCGATTCGGCGAAGCCCGCGTCGACCGCGGCGAACGAGGGCGAGGCGACGGCGAAGGGCCCGGAGCGGAAGCCCTTCGAGAACCCCGGCGGCATGTGGGTGCCCTCGCAGCTCGCCGAGCACGGCGATACGCTGAAGGGCGCCGGCCTCGAGCTCGATCCGAAGGCGCTCACCGATCCGATGCAGCCCCCGCTCGCGGCCGTCGTGAGCCTCGGCGGCTGCTCGGCCTCGTTCGTGTCGCCCGATGGCCTCATCGTCACGAACCACCACTGCGTCACCGGCATCCTGCAGTTCAACGCGACGCCGCAGCAGAACGTGGTGAACGACGGCTACCTCGCCAAGACGCGGGCCGACGAGAAGTGGGCCGGGCCCACGAACCGCGTCTTCGTGACCCGCTCGTTCAAGGACGTGACGAAGGAGGTGCGCGAGGGCCTCGACAAGCTGCCGAACGACCGGGCGCGCAACGACCAGATCGAGGCGCGCGAGAAGTCGCTCGTCGCGGCCTGCGAGAAGGATCGCCCCGAGGTGCGTTGCTCGCTGAAGGCCTACTTCGCCGGCGCGCAGTACCTGCTCATCGAGCAGCTCGAGATCCGCGACGTGCGCCTCGTCTACGCCCCGCCCGAGGGCGTCGGCAACTTCGGCGGCGAGATCGACAACTGGCGCTGGCCCCGCCACGGCGGCGACTTCGCCTTCCTGCGCGCGTACGTGGGCAAGGACCAGAAGCCCGCGGATCACGCGGCGACGAACGTGCCCTACAAGCCCGCGCACTACCTGCGCCTCGCGCAGAAGCCCCTCGCCCCGAACGACTTCGTGATGGTCGCGGGGTACCCGGGCGTGACGAACCGCCTGCGCACGTCGTTCGAGATCAAGGAGCTGCTCGACTGGGGGTATCCGCGTCGCATCGCGGCCTTCGAGGAGGGCGCGAAGGTGCTGGAGTCCGTGAGCAAGCAGAGCGATGCGATCGCGATCAAGGCGACCCCGTTCCTCCGCGGCATCTCCAACGCGCTCACGAAGATCAAGGGTCTGGCCGAGGGCCTCGGCAAGGGCGGCGTGGCCGCGGAGCGCGCCAAGAAGGACGCCGAGCTCGCGGCCTGGATCGGCGGCGACGACGGGCGCAAGGCGGCCTACGGCGACGTGATGGGGAAGATCGAGGCGCTCATCGCGGAGCACAAGAAGACGCGTGAGGGGGACGCGGCGCTCGGCGAGGTGATGATGAGCGCGAACCTGTTCGCGGCGGCCTCGTCGATCGTGCGGATGGCCGAGGAGCGCCCGAAGCCCGACGCCGAGCGCGAGCCGGACTTCCAGGAGCGCAACTGGAAGCGCCTCGAGCAGAGGATGGCGCGCCTGTCGGTCTCGTACGATCGGGCGATCGATCAGGCGATGCTGAAGCTCCTCCTCGAGCGGATGGCGAAGATCCCCGAGAAGGAGCGGCCGGCGTTCGTCGCGACGATCGCGGGCAAGAAGCTCGACGCGGCGTCGATCGAGAAGGCCGTGAAGGGCCTCTACGAGGGGACGAAGCTCGAGGACGAGAAGGCGCGGCTCGAGCTGCTCAAGACGGCGAAGCTCGACGATCTGAAGAAGAGCAAGGACCCGCTCATCAAGCTCGCCGTGGCCCTGCGGCCCGCGTACAAGGCCCGCGAGGAGCGGGAGAAGTCGTTCGACGGGGCGATGGCGCTGCTGCGGCCGAAGTATTTCGAGGCGATGCAGAAGATGCTCGGCAAGCAGATCGCGCCCGACGCGAACGGGACGTTGCGCGTGACGTACGGCAGCGTGCGCGGGTATCGCCCGAAGAAGGAGGCGCCGATCTACACGCCGTTCACGCGTGTCTCGGAGATGGTCGCGAAGCACACGGGCAAGGAGCCGTTCGAGGCGCCGTCGAAGCTGCTGGCCGCGGCGAAGGCGAAGAAGTTCGGGGCCTACGCGGACGCCTCGCTCGGCGAGGTGCCGGTGGATTTCCTGAGCGACCTCGACATCACGGGCGGCAACTCGGGCTCGCCGACGCTGAACGGCAAGGGCGAGCTCGTGGGCCTCGCGTTCGACGGCAACTACGAGGCGATGGCCTCGGACGTGATCTTCCTGCCGGAGATCACGCGGACGATCCACGTGGATCTGCGGTACGTGCTCTGGGTGATGGACGTCGAGGGCGCGGACAACGTCCTGCAAGAGCTCGGCGTGAAGCCTTCGATCGACTGA